In Nerophis ophidion isolate RoL-2023_Sa linkage group LG02, RoL_Noph_v1.0, whole genome shotgun sequence, one DNA window encodes the following:
- the LOC133547136 gene encoding gastrula zinc finger protein XlCGF8.2DB-like isoform X1 codes for MCKVEMLRVLVKQRLTAAVEEIFVVLERTIAEYEEELSRRKEENERQRQLLDALFNKHQVVAHRTAVQTMEDTGRGGPAESSGEELLPHEQQGWSFWEEQKEPHPPYVKEEEEKAGPSQERERLEGLEEAKLPLSGVMVKSEDDEDELHSWRLHHRRSPSDDDLSDSDDKDCKVDADHTHLKCSQCDKTFSDNSTLKRHMRCHTGEKPFACSSCEKRFSQKASLVIHTRTHTGERPYTCSVCNKSFRDNSALVTHMRTHTGEKPFTCPFCEKRFAHKGHLISHTRTHTGEKPFTCSVCNTSFRVHSVMMIHMRTHTGEKPFACSVCGKRFTQKGSLSIHTRTHTGEKPFPCSVCNKPFRVRSALATHMKTHNAQQP; via the exons atgtgcaaaGTAGAAATGCTGAGAGTGTTGGTGaagcagcgactaactgctgctgtggaagaaatatttgtagtgttagaaagaaccatagcagaatacgaggaggaactttctagaagaaaagaggagaacgagcgacaacgtcaactactggacgctcttTTCAACAAACATCAAGTTGTGGCTCACAGAACAG CAGTACAAACAATGGAGGACACTGGCAGGGGTGGACCAGCAGAAAGTTCCGGAGAAGAACTTCTTCCCCATGAGCAGCAGGGCTGGAGCTTCTGGGAGGAGCAGAAGGAGCCGCATCCCCCCTacgttaaagaggaagaggagaaggCCGGCCCCAGTCAGGAGAGAGAGCGTCTTGAAGGTCTGGAGGAGGCCAAGTTGCCATTGAGTGGTGTCAtggtgaagagtgaagatgatgaggatgAACTTCACTCATGGCGGCTTCATCACAGACGCTCTCCGTCGGACGACGACTTGAGCGACAGCGATGACAAGGACTGCAAAGTGGACGCCGACCACACACACTTGAAATGCTCGCAGTGTGACAAAACTTTCAGCGACAACTCAACTCTGAAACGACACATGAGATGCCACACGGGAGAGAAACCCTTCGCCTGCTCGTCTTGCGAGAAACGCTTCTCTCAGAAGGCATCGTTGGTGATACACACGAGAACGCACACGGGCGAGAGACCTTACACCTGCTCCGTGTGCAACAAAAGCTTCCGCGATAATTCGGCGTTAGTgacgcacatgagaacacacaccggagagaaaccgtTCACCTGTCCATTTTGTGAGAAAAGGTTCGCTCACAAGGGACATTTAATATCGCACACCAGGACACACACCGGGGAGAAACCTTTCACATGCTCCGTGTGCAACACCAGCTTCAGGGTGCACTCGGTCATGATGATACACATGCGGACTCACACGGGGGAGAAACCTTTCGCCTGCTCAGTGTGCGGGAAAAGATTCACTCAAAAGGGAAGCTTGAGTATACACACCAGAACACATACGGGAGAGAAACCGTTTCCCTGCTCGGTGTGCAACAAACCTTTCCGGGTTCGCTCGGCACTGGctacacacatgaaaacacacaacgCACAACAACCTTGA
- the LOC133547136 gene encoding gastrula zinc finger protein XlCGF8.2DB-like isoform X2, translated as MCKVEMLRVLVKQRLTAAVEEIFVVLERTIAEYEEELSRRKEENERQRQLLDALFNKHQVVAHRTVQTMEDTGRGGPAESSGEELLPHEQQGWSFWEEQKEPHPPYVKEEEEKAGPSQERERLEGLEEAKLPLSGVMVKSEDDEDELHSWRLHHRRSPSDDDLSDSDDKDCKVDADHTHLKCSQCDKTFSDNSTLKRHMRCHTGEKPFACSSCEKRFSQKASLVIHTRTHTGERPYTCSVCNKSFRDNSALVTHMRTHTGEKPFTCPFCEKRFAHKGHLISHTRTHTGEKPFTCSVCNTSFRVHSVMMIHMRTHTGEKPFACSVCGKRFTQKGSLSIHTRTHTGEKPFPCSVCNKPFRVRSALATHMKTHNAQQP; from the exons atgtgcaaaGTAGAAATGCTGAGAGTGTTGGTGaagcagcgactaactgctgctgtggaagaaatatttgtagtgttagaaagaaccatagcagaatacgaggaggaactttctagaagaaaagaggagaacgagcgacaacgtcaactactggacgctcttTTCAACAAACATCAAGTTGTGGCTCACAGAACAG TACAAACAATGGAGGACACTGGCAGGGGTGGACCAGCAGAAAGTTCCGGAGAAGAACTTCTTCCCCATGAGCAGCAGGGCTGGAGCTTCTGGGAGGAGCAGAAGGAGCCGCATCCCCCCTacgttaaagaggaagaggagaaggCCGGCCCCAGTCAGGAGAGAGAGCGTCTTGAAGGTCTGGAGGAGGCCAAGTTGCCATTGAGTGGTGTCAtggtgaagagtgaagatgatgaggatgAACTTCACTCATGGCGGCTTCATCACAGACGCTCTCCGTCGGACGACGACTTGAGCGACAGCGATGACAAGGACTGCAAAGTGGACGCCGACCACACACACTTGAAATGCTCGCAGTGTGACAAAACTTTCAGCGACAACTCAACTCTGAAACGACACATGAGATGCCACACGGGAGAGAAACCCTTCGCCTGCTCGTCTTGCGAGAAACGCTTCTCTCAGAAGGCATCGTTGGTGATACACACGAGAACGCACACGGGCGAGAGACCTTACACCTGCTCCGTGTGCAACAAAAGCTTCCGCGATAATTCGGCGTTAGTgacgcacatgagaacacacaccggagagaaaccgtTCACCTGTCCATTTTGTGAGAAAAGGTTCGCTCACAAGGGACATTTAATATCGCACACCAGGACACACACCGGGGAGAAACCTTTCACATGCTCCGTGTGCAACACCAGCTTCAGGGTGCACTCGGTCATGATGATACACATGCGGACTCACACGGGGGAGAAACCTTTCGCCTGCTCAGTGTGCGGGAAAAGATTCACTCAAAAGGGAAGCTTGAGTATACACACCAGAACACATACGGGAGAGAAACCGTTTCCCTGCTCGGTGTGCAACAAACCTTTCCGGGTTCGCTCGGCACTGGctacacacatgaaaacacacaacgCACAACAACCTTGA